A stretch of Leisingera sp. S132 DNA encodes these proteins:
- a CDS encoding IS5 family transposase produces the protein MSRPTPPTYKIKNWRAYNEALKRRGSLTIWFDPEMTWEARPTGKRGRQPIYSDAAIKTCLTMKVLFRMALRQTTGFVESLLRLSGLDWSVPDFSTLSRRQKSLAVNIPYRGSEGPLHLLIDSTGIKVEGEGEWNARKHGGSKRRVWRKVHLGIDEKTLEIRAVEFTSSNIGDAPMLPELLNQIPPEQEIGSVTADGAYDTRKCHDAIANRGANAVVPPRKNAKPWKPDTAGAIARNEALRASKYLGRALWRKWSGYHRRSRAETKMHCMKLLGQRLMARDPGRQVAELQLRVAVMNGFTALGIPVTEAVG, from the coding sequence ATGAGCAGACCAACACCCCCGACCTACAAGATCAAGAACTGGCGGGCCTATAACGAAGCGCTGAAGCGTCGTGGCTCTCTGACGATCTGGTTCGATCCCGAGATGACGTGGGAGGCCCGGCCGACCGGCAAGAGAGGCCGACAGCCCATCTATAGCGACGCCGCGATCAAGACCTGCCTGACGATGAAGGTGCTGTTCCGTATGGCGCTCAGGCAGACGACCGGCTTCGTGGAAAGTCTCCTGCGATTGAGTGGATTGGACTGGTCGGTACCGGATTTTAGCACGCTTTCACGCCGCCAGAAGTCTCTCGCCGTGAACATCCCGTATCGTGGTTCTGAGGGGCCGCTACACCTGCTGATCGACAGCACTGGGATAAAGGTAGAGGGCGAAGGCGAGTGGAATGCGCGCAAGCACGGTGGCTCGAAACGCCGCGTGTGGCGCAAGGTTCACCTCGGTATCGACGAAAAGACACTGGAAATCCGGGCAGTCGAGTTCACCAGTAGCAACATTGGTGATGCGCCCATGCTGCCGGAACTGCTTAATCAGATCCCGCCCGAGCAGGAGATCGGCAGTGTCACGGCAGATGGCGCCTACGATACGCGCAAGTGCCACGATGCCATCGCCAACCGAGGTGCCAATGCCGTCGTCCCGCCCCGCAAGAACGCCAAGCCCTGGAAACCCGACACCGCAGGCGCGATTGCGCGCAACGAAGCGCTGCGGGCGTCGAAATACCTTGGCCGAGCGCTTTGGCGGAAATGGAGTGGATACCACCGCCGAAGTCGTGCCGAAACCAAGATGCACTGCATGAAACTGCTGGGACAAAGACTGATGGCACGGGATCCTGGACGTCAGGTTGCCGAGCTTCAGCTCCGTGTTGCGGTCATGAACGGATTCACCGCGCTTGGCATACCCGTCACAGAGGCAGTGGGATAA